From the Asterias amurensis chromosome 1, ASM3211899v1 genome, the window CATGTCGTAGATGTTGAAGAAAACTGAAAAAGGGCAGACATTTTGAAACCGTCAGTGACCGCATGGCAAGGGCTGCACAGGAGGCTAACCCTTACAGGGTTTGGTACCCTCTGTAGATCACACTTGTGGCCATGAAATGAAACCCCAATCACTGTGAATGACGATGTATGTGATACAATTTACCTGTAGACGTTTCAGctgtgaaaatcacagagcaatgttttcaggactAAAATGCATGCTAAAATattgtttgtgaaattgttttactcatttttcaaaaactacagcacctcagcaagtgaaACTTTAAGAGAAGTTTTCTATTTCGTTATCTTAATACCATGtaggacgtttgtgttttgtgaaatACAAAGAGTACCCAAATGTGtcacattggtcattgtcaaacaccagtatcaACACTTGATGTGACCCAACATCATGAACATGAATTAACAACCAAAGTAAATTTTTGAGCTGAATCAGTCATGAGTCAAGCGCTAACTGCTGAATAatgtgcatgctggtctagctagggatccAACTTGAGcgttagctagaccagcatgcacctcattcacaAATACAGTGCGAGTACCAAGAACTGGGTGTTGTCATTACTGCCATCACTAAATCAGCAAGACACATTTCTGACGATACCATATTTAAAATTTGGGCTACAGTACTAACACTTCCTTGggcaagtacatacatgtagcagttTACTAGTCAGGTGGGATACCTCAAGCCAAGGTCTTTAAGTTATAATAACATTTACTAAACTTGGCAAACATTTTAAGGGAACTGTTCAGACATGTGAGGCAAATTAGTTAGGTTGTCTAGAAATTTAATGTTTTTGCTGTGGATGGCAATTGGTGGCCGCTGGTGCACAGCTGAATATTATTCTATAATAGTCTTAGCTTTGAAGAAACACACTGCATGAACTTACAACATTAGGCTGAGTAAAAAAAGAAGCATGTTTAGCATccaggtttctcaaaaaaaggaaggaggatgggcttattatttttcattttttatttcaagatgcccgccattctttttaaaatgtcaaatatccttTGTTTTTTCTACTAATCAAACACAATGAAACATTTTTATCAAGACATTCAGACGAGACATTTCAGATTCttttagctgagatcgtttaaaataacccttttttcattaaaaagaaaagaaaaatcattgagttttctttttttaaatgtgcataaaaaataaaaacaaaaaataaaataaaaaaggaggcggcctctaaaaagaaaaggaagcgggcggggaggCTTTACTCGCCCTTATATAATGAGAGCAGCTCTGCGAAATCCCAATTAGTGCAACTGAAAATAGAAAATTGTTTTCAGGCAAGTATGCTTTCCTattcttgtttttctgaagTCTGTATTTCGCAAACCTTGCTTTTCTATACTTAGCAAACACATGAGTCTATATATTCTTAGCAAACCTTGTTTTCGCATATTTTGAAACAATCCAATTAATTTTGAAATCTTGCACCAGCAGAAACCAAAGCCAGTGTTTTTAAGAtgacttgacattttttttttttaagttacaaATGCAGACTCATTCTGATTTCTCTTTTGTCCCTCAACTATGTTTTAATTTATCACTGGATATTTCCCTTTTCCTGCCCCTTCCCCCAGGCCCTTGGCGACAAAGGAAGGGCAATTTTTTTCAGTACAGGGCTGACCTATACCAGAGCACGGTACTATAATTATCGACTTTCATAAGCATTTcaaatgcattaaataacaatttctgagtggaaaaaaaaatctcgaAAAGCAAAAATGAGGTTTGACACTCAGACACTCACATCTCATCTTTGATTCTTTGTCTCCTTTGACGCTGAACTGTGAAACACCTTGGATGAATTCTgcaaatgaaggaaaaaacataaCCGATgaagtaagaaacaaaaatgttccAAATTTGTCAGTTAAATTCCTCATTGAGTTCTCTATgaaataatgtaaaacatttttttttttaatgaataaacACCAAGGGTTTTCATACCAAGAAGAACAAGATGTTTTTATAACGTGGCCATACCTTTGAAGTCTACTTCGCCGTTGCCATCCACATCAAAGATTTCAATGACTCGTTGCACTAATGGATTCTGTTGGAGCTCAGGTAGGGACATAAACTCATCTACGCTCAGTGCCCCTGAGTTGTCCAGATCCAGTTTCCTGAAACGCTTTCCTAATCTCTTGATCTCTTCGGTGTCAACTGCACAGGGGAGGGGAAAAAAAGATTGTGATACATTATACATTGGAAAAAAGATTGTGATACATTATACATTTTGGTGCAGGTGTTTACACCAACTGAATTTTTATTAGTTTCTGGATTTTTAACAGACACAGTGGTTTGAGTTTGCTTGGACGACTTACCTAATCTTCAATTCGCATTTTAGTAAAATTTAATCTTTCTGCAATGTCTTAAATCTACTTGTTAAAACCCAAACCattgttttttccccctttgtTGTGTTTTACTCATAAATGCTCAAATTTATAATCTTCATGGGATTATATTTTAATTTCAGTTCTTCATAATTGCCCATCATAGACATATAAAAATCTCATAATGCATATGGATCATACATGTAGGAACCTGTTAGAGGGCGCAAGTTTGTATCCATCAACAAAGTGGTAccacaaacagacaaacattcCAATGTGCGCTGGACTTGCATGGTCTATTGTTACGTACTGACAGGTACTTAGAGGCAGTGTAACATCAAGGGATTTTGTCCCCAGAGTCCTCAATACAGTAAATTAATATGGGCTGAAGGAAGTTGATTCAAAAGTTAAAGGGCACTACATGTATCTGATGAAAATTCTACACAGGTTGACaaattgggggtggggggggggcggcacACTAAATCTCATGCCACCCCATCTTATGTAAATAAACTAGGTTATGCTTTAAAATGGGAAAGGATAAAGCTGCAACATTATAGGAACATTATAGGGGCAATGTACATTGTTACCATACAGCTAGACATAGagacttttaaaacattatgcGGAAGCCTTCAGTTGATTGACAATGGCTGAAACACGAAGCAACGAATAAGACAGGTGGGCGACTTAcacctgtttcagacaggcactcCAGACACTGCCAGAGTCGCGCCAAACCAACTTCTGATTTAAGAACATGAACAGTTTGACCTCTATAAACAGTTACAATCGACTGGACaagctagaagtcgaaagatcgatTGTTACAGTCGTTCGAAGCGACCCTTGAGCACCTTGGTATTAGACATTGATCTTGTCAAGACATGGGCCgagccgagccaatgtaaatgtaaatgtaaagTCTGACGTTCTGAAAGCAAAAATTAGTTTCGGTCGACCTAGAGTCACTCCTAATGTACTTCGTTCGTCGTAACTCTGGCGCGCCTGTTTGAGATGGGTTTCAGTCGAATGCTGCCTGGTTTGACTAGCTAGATCTACTGGATCAATCAACCTACATGTAGCTCAGCAGCACTATTTCGCAAGTCAAACTTACGAGTTACAATACATCACATTTACGATAACTAAAAATGTGACAATATTTTTATAGCTGGACCACTTGTAGTGGGTATGCACACTTTACATAATCTGTCATGCCTAGAGTAGGGTCGATTTAACAAAGCACAAAGATTCATCTTTTAAAAGATTGCTAAGCAATAAGAGTGATTTGCTTTTAGctctttttgaaatcaagcCAGGATCTCAAGGATGATTGTGATGAACAATAACCTTGAAGGCAGGTAATTACATGCAAAGGAAGACAAGAATGCTCTAGTAGAGTAtgcatacaaaatacaaatttttattACACATTAATTATGTACAGGTACCATCAAGCTTGCATCATGAAGCGCTGCATGCATAATATATGTACCTTCATAGTTCTTTGAACTATTCCTCATGTTTGAGTTTATGCATTCAACTACTAGTTGACCTTTCAAATTATAAAGCAAAGACTCTCCGTGCAGTCATTTAGTATGTAACCTTTGAAGACACTACTTACATCTGGTTGatgaatttaaattaaataaaacattcaatAAACTTACATGTGGAGCACAGCTCAACTGGGAGTGACTGCTCATTACCCTGAGAACAAAAAAGAATGAAATTCAtttcttaaagggaagctttagcaaattgatttttgttttaaatacactggacacctttgttaattgtcaaaataacaaacctgtgaaaattaaactcaattggtcgtcgaagttgcaagataataatggagaaaaaaaacacccttgtgtgctttcagatgcttgatttcgagacctcaataatctaattctgagttctcgaaatcaaattaaaatattttagtggaaaattacttctttctcaaaaactacgttacatacactcagaaggagccgtttctcacaatgttttgtactatcaagttgatatcaacagctcttcattgaatgttaacaagtaagtttttatcctaacaattattttgagtaacttccaagtgcctttaaactttcaCTGAATGCCTGTTTGTGAATGCAAAATGCAATGTGTTGATTACTTGCTATCTGATCGGTCTGACATTCTTAATGAAAATACTGTGaaagtgttgtttttcttctgttttctcaacaagtagacaaTGTCATCATCGAAAGCTTTCACAGATgacttttgaaattatttttttataatttggcAGTGTGTGGTGCATGAACTGTCACTATGTTATATTCATTCAATgtaaattaatacaaataacACCTGTGACCAAGTGACATTTTCAGTTTAAACATCTTTGCAGGCAGACAGGTGTTCAAAATTATCAATTCAAGAAACTATGTAGACTATGCAAATATTTATTATGGTATTTAAAATGATAATTAGGCATTTGAAGAATGACGGTAAAATAGATCTGTAACTCGTCCATAGATTGCTTACAAACCAGAATTTacatccctttttttttttacagtgcacACATTCCTACTAGCTTTTTTACATTGAATTTACCAACTAAGTATAAAGTTATGAAAAGATTGAAATTTGCAAATTAATTCTGAAGATGACCAATGCCAACACAGCCATGTGTCATAATTCTTTTCCTGATTGAAAACTGCATTTAGTTTATGAAAAACATGAAGCCTTCAATGTTTTGGCTTTTTGCATGTTTCAGGGGGCCTACCATTTGTTTTATTGAAGATATTTACATTGATATAATATAGGTCTGTTTTATTACAATTATGAATGTCTATTGAATcattagaaaacaaatattttcgaAAATAATCTCATTTCATTTCAAGTatctcatttcatttcattccgAGTGTACATCAAATGTTGTACCTTTCAAATGTTTTATGCCGCAATGGTAAAGTATTCAAGAGCACAAGAAGATTGGAGACTGTAGGCTAAACCTGGGCAAAAAATACACCCACCAACATGACCAATCTCACCCATGTAAAGTGATGCTATTGTCAGAGCGAgaatagggacttttcgttttcgacgacggatggttctgcgacg encodes:
- the LOC139933930 gene encoding calcineurin subunit B type 2 gives rise to the protein MGNEQSLPVELCSTFDTEEIKRLGKRFRKLDLDNSGALSVDEFMSLPELQQNPLVQRVIEIFDVDGNGEVDFKEFIQGVSQFSVKGDKESKMRFFFNIYDMDKDGYISNGELFQVLKMMVGSNLRDTQLQQIVDKTITNADTDQDGRISYEEFCAVVGNTDIHKKMVVDV